Proteins encoded together in one Dysgonomonadaceae bacterium PH5-43 window:
- a CDS encoding aspartate kinase (product_source=KO:K00928; cath_funfam=3.30.70.260,3.40.1160.10; cog=COG0527; ko=KO:K00928; pfam=PF00696; superfamily=53633,55021; tigrfam=TIGR00657), with protein MLTVEKIGGTSMSQFGDCLNNIIKRNRTEENMYNRIFVVSAYNNVTNWLLEHKKTGEPGVYAKFLNNEEYESAMDELCDKLLSINKGLECLGLNLKEADNFIKYRIEQAKTYLSSMYQVIASGYVEKSNIYLAAREILASIGEAHSAWNSVNIMNNNGVNATFIDLCGFNDSDPLTIDERIHKAFTGINFSKTLCVATGYTKGTEGIMRAFDRGYSEVTFSKIAVDVKADEAIIHKEFHLSSADPKLVGVDKSIPVGNTNYIIADQLADVGMEAIHPKAAKPLELAGIKIRIKNTFEPDHPGTLISNDYVSPVPKVEIVTGTDKVIAFEVHDPLMVGEVGYDLRIMEVMKKHEVSYILKSTNANSITMVVWDKPNVRKMIAELNDIVYKIKIEEVAIVCAMGSNIAYPGFLAKGAKALWDNNINIDCFGQSLKQVNMQFVIARDRYADAVIALNDALCVN; from the coding sequence ATGCTTACAGTAGAAAAAATAGGTGGAACATCTATGTCGCAGTTCGGAGATTGTCTGAACAATATTATTAAGAGAAATAGAACTGAAGAAAATATGTATAATCGTATTTTCGTAGTTTCTGCATACAACAATGTAACTAACTGGTTGCTTGAACATAAAAAAACTGGCGAACCTGGTGTTTATGCTAAATTCTTAAATAACGAAGAGTACGAAAGTGCAATGGACGAACTTTGCGATAAACTTTTGAGCATCAACAAAGGGTTAGAATGTTTAGGACTGAACCTTAAAGAAGCAGACAACTTTATAAAATACAGAATAGAACAAGCCAAAACATATCTTTCGTCGATGTATCAGGTTATAGCTTCGGGGTATGTGGAGAAAAGCAATATCTATTTAGCCGCTCGTGAAATTCTGGCTTCTATAGGGGAAGCTCATTCGGCTTGGAACTCGGTTAATATTATGAACAACAATGGTGTTAACGCTACTTTTATAGATCTTTGTGGATTCAATGATAGTGATCCTCTTACTATAGATGAGCGCATACACAAAGCGTTTACGGGAATAAACTTCTCTAAAACATTGTGTGTTGCTACGGGGTACACAAAAGGAACCGAAGGTATTATGAGAGCTTTTGATAGAGGATACTCTGAGGTTACATTTAGTAAAATAGCTGTTGATGTAAAAGCTGATGAGGCTATAATACATAAAGAGTTTCACTTATCGAGTGCCGACCCTAAGCTTGTAGGAGTAGACAAATCTATCCCTGTAGGTAATACAAACTATATAATAGCAGACCAACTTGCCGATGTAGGTATGGAGGCTATTCACCCTAAAGCAGCTAAACCGTTGGAGCTTGCTGGAATAAAAATTAGAATTAAAAACACTTTCGAACCCGACCACCCAGGAACTCTAATTTCTAACGATTATGTTTCTCCTGTGCCTAAGGTGGAAATCGTTACAGGCACCGACAAGGTGATAGCTTTTGAAGTTCACGACCCTCTTATGGTAGGAGAAGTAGGATACGACTTGAGGATTATGGAGGTTATGAAAAAACACGAAGTAAGTTATATTCTTAAGTCTACAAATGCTAATAGTATTACTATGGTTGTTTGGGACAAGCCAAATGTACGCAAAATGATTGCTGAACTTAACGATATAGTGTATAAAATAAAAATAGAAGAAGTTGCTATTGTTTGTGCTATGGGAAGTAATATAGCCTATCCCGGATTTTTAGCAAAAGGAGCCAAAGCATTATGGGATAACAAT